Proteins encoded in a region of the Natator depressus isolate rNatDep1 chromosome 25, rNatDep2.hap1, whole genome shotgun sequence genome:
- the GDF15 gene encoding growth/differentiation factor 15, with the protein MQSSGQDFRYAATCLLLLLSGVEPRPHGWAENRLQLETIQRGILDRLGLQEPPVLRQRLDQDGVRRARQLYREKLTQLWGNRSREENWAAAPPRTLHLLTPKLERRTEASAGSSCYNLVLSRTEAFHQELSVMRAELRLFKQTLSTQDVSRLNVSWPSRVEIYQLPEHGQRNGHPKFLHSYTLDSKTLSLDLGAAVRHWAVSTEQRLHLQLVFAADISAFLATNRTSHGAETLNLEVETQEHLGPRLRKARALEEECRKSDGKCCLKSLKVSFQDIGWSNWVIAPNSYYMKFCEGSCPHNYKPASMHTQIKARMHTLSKETPAPCCVPAGYDPMVLMHYNSDGRLVSTLFEDMIVTKCHCA; encoded by the exons ATGCAGAGCTCAGGGCAGGACTTCAGGTACGCCGccacctgcctgctgctgctgctctctggcgtGGAGCCGCGGCCGCACGGATGGGCTGAGAACAGGCTTCAGCTCGAAACAATCCAAAGGGGCATCCTGGAccggctggggctgcaggagcccCCCGTGCTCCGGCAGAGGCTGGACCAGGACGGGGTGAGGAGAGCGCGCCAGCTCTACAGAGAGAAACTCACCCAGCTGTGGGGGAACCGGAGCAGGGAAGAAAATTGGGCGGCAGCCCCACCCAGGACGCTTCACCTCCTGACTCCAAAGC TGGAGCGCCGGACGGAAGCCTCTGCAGGCAGCTCCTGTTACAATCTCGTGCTGTCCCGGACCGAGGCCTTCCACCAGGAGCTCAGCGTGATGAGGGCTGAACTGAGACTCTTCAAGCAAACTCTCAGCACTCAGGATGTCTCTAGACTCAATGTCTCCTGGCCATCTCGAGTAGAGATCTACCAGCTGCCGGAGCATGGGCAGCGCAATGGGCATCCCAAATTTCTGCATTCCTATACCCTCGATTCCAAGACCCTGAGCCTCGACCTGGGGGCTGCTGTCCGGCACTGGGCAGTGAGCACGGAGCAAAGGCTCCATCTGCAGCTGGTATTCGCTGCAGATATTTCTGCCTTTCTGGCCACCAACCGAACCAGCCATGGGGCTGAGACGCTGAACCTAGAGGTGGAAACCCAGGAGCACTTGGGCCCCAGGCTGAGGAAAGCCAGGGCGCTAGAGGAGGAATGCAGAAAGAGCGATGGGAAATGTTGCCTCAAGTCCCTCAAAGTGTCTTTCCAAGACATCGGCTGGTCCAACTGGGTGATCGCCCCGAACAGCTACTACATGAAGTTCTGTGAAGGGTCTTGCCCTCACAACTACAAGCCAGCCAGCATGCACACCCAGATCAAAGCCCGAATGCACACCCTGTCCAAAGAGACGCCTGCCCCCTGCTGCGTGCCCGCCGGCTACGACCCCATGGTGCTCATGCACTACAACAGCGACGGGCGACTCGTCTCCACGCTCTTCGAGGACATGATCGTCACCAAGTGTCACTGTGCCTGA